The Porphyromonas pogonae genome segment GGCAATAAAGTTAGGGTCTTCCAACATGGCGATGTCTTTTTGTAGCATTAACACCTGTATTTTTGTCAAAAGAGCAGTCAAGATACTACTCACAGGCAACCACAAATAGACGGAAATATATCTGCTGAACCAAGCCGTTATTGAACCGCCCAATCCATCCCACATACCAATGGCAAATACAATTGGTCCTAAAATGGATAGGACAATCAAAAAGAAAGTTCGAACCGTGTCGATGACTAATCCCGCAGCTTGATATAAAAGTTCCAACAGTTCATAGACCTTTTCCATCATCCATTTTTTGGTATTGTAAGCTGCTCTTTCAGCATACATTCCCGCAATGGTAACTGCATCGGATACACCGATGATTCCCATTTCTTCGATTTTCTCGTCCCATTTGGCTTGGTCTTCCAAATATGCCGTTTCGGGATTTCGCAAGAGTGCTTCGTATTGCAAATCATCTCGTTTCTGTTTCAATGTCTGTACTTCACTGTTTTGCTGTTTTACCATCTGTTCCGTGCCTTTTACTATCGGACTTAATACGGCATTGATACTTCCCAAAACCAACGGCGAGAAAAACAGGATGCACAATCCCAATGCAAAAGGTCGTAGCAAGGGATACACGTCAATGGGTTCGGCACGTGCCAACGATGCCCATACTCGCATCGCGATGTAAAATAACGCACCCAATCCCGCAATTCCTTTGGCTACACCCGTCAATTGTGATGATAAGGGTATCATCTCGTTGTACGTTGTACGTAACAATTCGTGTAGGCTGTTAAAATCCATATTATTAGTTTTTAGTGGATGAGTTTACAAGTAAACAAGATACGATTATCCTTATTTTCAGCATTTTGTCTATCGCTTTGACCCGTTTACTCGTCAACTTGTTTACTTTTAT includes the following:
- the traJ gene encoding conjugative transposon protein TraJ, whose translation is MDFNSLHELLRTTYNEMIPLSSQLTGVAKGIAGLGALFYIAMRVWASLARAEPIDVYPLLRPFALGLCILFFSPLVLGSINAVLSPIVKGTEQMVKQQNSEVQTLKQKRDDLQYEALLRNPETAYLEDQAKWDEKIEEMGIIGVSDAVTIAGMYAERAAYNTKKWMMEKVYELLELLYQAAGLVIDTVRTFFLIVLSILGPIVFAIGMWDGLGGSITAWFSRYISVYLWLPVSSILTALLTKIQVLMLQKDIAMLEDPNFIADGSNWYYIVFFLIGIVGYFTVPTIAGWIIEAGGGMGNYSKNLSEQAKHAGNKAVTGGKATAAAGGAVAGNVAGRIRGMLKKR